From a region of the Arachis ipaensis cultivar K30076 chromosome B09, Araip1.1, whole genome shotgun sequence genome:
- the LOC107617871 gene encoding galactose-binding lectin-like has protein sequence MKPFCVFLTFFLLLAASSKKVNSAETVSFNFNSFSEGNPAINFQGDVTVLSNGNIQLTNLNKVNSVGRVLYAMPVRIWSSATGNVASFLTSFSFEMKDIKDYDPADGIIFFIAPEDTQIPAGSIGGGTLGVSDTKGAGYFVGVEFDTYSNSEYNDPPTDHVGIDVNSVDSVKTVPWNSVSGAVVKVTVIYDSSTKTLSVAVTNDNGDITTIAQVVDLKAKLPERVKFGFSASGSRAGRQIHLIRSWSFTSTLITTTRRSIDNNEKKIMNMASA, from the coding sequence ATGAAaccattttgtgtttttcttactttctttctctTGCTAGCAGCAAGTAGTAAGAAGGTGAACTCAGCGGAAACAGTTTCCTTCAACTTCAACTCTTTCAGCGAAGGAAACCCCGCAATAAATTTCCAAGGTGACGTCACTGTTCTTTCAAATGGCAATATACAACTCACGAACCTCAACAAGGTAAATAGCGTCGGCCGTGTTCTTTATGCCATGCCGGTGCGCATTTGGAGCAGTGCCACCGGCAATGTCGCCAGCTTCCTCACCTCCTTCTCTTTCGAGATGAAGGATATCAAAGATTATGATCCTGCCGACGGTATCATCTTTTTCATTGCACCGGAAGATACGCAGATTCCTGCCGGCAGTATTGGTGGTGGAACCTTAGGCGTCTCTGACACTAAAGGGGCGGGTTACTTTGTTGGAGTGGAGTTTGATACCTATTCCAACAGTGAGTACAACGATCCACCCACTGATCACGTTGGAATTGATGTAAACAGTGTGGATTCGGTGAAGACCGTGCCATGGAATAGTGTGAGTGGAGCAGTGGTTAAAGTGACTGTGATATATGACTCTTCAACAAAGACATTGAGTGTTGCTGTGACCAACGACAACGGCGATATTACCACCATTGCTCAAGTTGTTGATTTGAAGGCGAAGCTTCCGGAGAGGGTCAAGTTTGGTTTTTCTGCCTCCGGCTCCCGTGCCGGTCGTCAGATACATCTCATCCGTTCATGGTCTTTCACTTCAACCTTGATAACAACAACCAGAAGAAGCATCGACAATAACGAAAAGAAAATAATGAATATGGCAAGTGCATGA